In Saccharicrinis fermentans DSM 9555 = JCM 21142, a genomic segment contains:
- the queG gene encoding tRNA epoxyqueuosine(34) reductase QueG has translation MDVLKGTYSQLIESKAKDLGFDACGFTQAEELTAEKEILKKWLDNHMHGNMHYMANHFEKRVNPSKLVEGAKTVIVLLTNYTPKEKQSHPDAPIIARYAYGQDYHYVIKDQLKQLYSYIKDEIYPSLEGRYFVDSAPVLERSLAVRAGLGWIGKNTHLIHKKLGSYVFISELIINLTLPPSEPIKEACGGCTRCIDACPTQALTSPQTLDARKCISYLTIENKESIPQEFSGKMENRVFGCDICQEVCPWTWKSRPHTNEKLKAVTKILELTKERWQELTAEEFSEIFRKSAVKRAKYTGLKRNIEFLLSKK, from the coding sequence GTGGACGTACTAAAGGGGACATATAGTCAATTAATAGAAAGCAAGGCCAAAGACCTGGGTTTTGACGCATGTGGTTTTACCCAAGCTGAAGAGTTAACAGCCGAAAAAGAAATACTAAAAAAATGGTTGGATAATCATATGCATGGCAACATGCACTATATGGCCAACCATTTCGAAAAAAGGGTAAATCCGTCCAAACTGGTAGAAGGAGCAAAAACGGTAATTGTGCTTTTAACCAACTATACCCCCAAGGAAAAACAAAGTCATCCGGACGCACCTATTATTGCCAGATACGCATACGGCCAGGATTATCATTATGTCATAAAGGATCAACTCAAACAACTTTATTCCTATATTAAGGACGAAATATATCCTTCATTAGAAGGACGTTATTTTGTAGACTCAGCACCGGTTCTGGAACGCAGCTTAGCTGTAAGGGCAGGGTTAGGATGGATAGGTAAAAACACCCACCTCATACATAAAAAACTGGGCAGCTATGTTTTTATATCCGAACTCATCATCAACCTCACACTTCCTCCATCCGAACCTATCAAAGAAGCATGTGGCGGTTGCACCCGCTGCATAGATGCCTGCCCAACGCAAGCATTAACAAGTCCGCAAACACTCGACGCACGCAAATGCATCTCCTACCTTACCATTGAAAACAAAGAAAGCATCCCACAAGAATTCTCGGGAAAAATGGAAAATAGGGTTTTCGGTTGCGATATCTGTCAGGAAGTATGCCCATGGACTTGGAAATCCCGACCTCACACCAACGAAAAACTAAAAGCAGTCACCAAAATATTAGAACTCACCAAAGAAAGATGGCAAGAACTAACAGCTGAAGAATTCAGTGAAATATTCAGGAAATCAGCCGTTAAAAGAGCCAAATACACAGGATTAAAAAGAAATATAGAATTCTTACTGTCAAAAAAATAA
- a CDS encoding SUF system Fe-S cluster assembly protein, with translation MNNEFLSKEEEIVNTLKTIFDPEIPVNIYDLGLIYEVNVNDEGKANIVMTLTSPNCPVAESMPEEVFDKVSDIDGISHVDVNLTFDPPWTKDMLSEEALLELGLL, from the coding sequence ATGAACAACGAATTTTTATCAAAAGAAGAAGAGATAGTTAACACCTTAAAAACCATATTTGATCCAGAAATACCGGTGAACATATACGATTTGGGACTTATATACGAGGTAAATGTTAACGATGAAGGGAAAGCCAACATAGTGATGACCCTAACATCACCTAACTGCCCGGTTGCAGAATCTATGCCTGAGGAAGTATTTGACAAGGTGAGTGATATTGACGGCATTAGCCATGTAGATGTTAACTTAACCTTTGATCCACCTTGGACAAAAGATATGCTTTCTGAGGAAGCACTACTAGAACTAGGCCTTCTATAA
- a CDS encoding SufE family protein produces the protein MTIKEIQDEIVEEFSSFEEWMDKYAYLIELGNDLEPYNDQYRVEQNILEGCQSKVWLHAWMEDGKVYYMGDSDAIIVKGIVALMIRALSGQSPQDIIDSDLSFIDEIGLKEHLSPTRSNGLVAMIKQMRLFAIAFKAQQA, from the coding sequence ATGACAATTAAAGAAATACAAGACGAAATAGTTGAAGAGTTCAGCTCATTTGAAGAGTGGATGGATAAATACGCATACTTGATTGAGCTGGGTAACGATTTGGAACCCTATAATGACCAATACCGGGTTGAACAAAATATTCTAGAAGGATGTCAATCAAAAGTTTGGTTGCATGCATGGATGGAAGATGGTAAGGTATATTATATGGGAGATAGCGATGCTATCATTGTAAAAGGCATTGTAGCCCTGATGATCAGAGCTTTATCCGGACAAAGCCCACAAGACATCATTGATAGCGACCTGTCGTTTATTGACGAAATTGGATTAAAAGAACACCTTTCTCCTACCCGATCCAATGGCTTAGTAGCCATGATTAAACAAATGCGTCTGTTTGCCATTGCTTTTAAAGCACAACAAGCCTAA
- a CDS encoding aminotransferase class V-fold PLP-dependent enzyme, producing MSKINIHQIREQFPILKCTVYGKPLAYFDNAATTHKPDRVVRKIKEVYESMNSNIHRGVHYLSNQATMAYEQARNKVQIFINAAHSHEVIFTSGATGAINLLANSFADTYLSEGDEIIISHMEHHSNIVPWQMVCKRKKALLKVIPINSHGELLLDEFEKLLSTKTKLVAVTYVSNTLGTVNPIEEIIEKTHANNSLMMVDASQAVQHLKVDVKTMDTDFLVFSGHKIYGPTGTGVLYGKEKLLNEMEPWQGGGEMIKNVSFEQTTYNELPFKFEAGTPNIAGSIALGEAIDFVSELGIENIAEYEDELLNYATEQFLQIPGMRIFGTASKKASVISFLVNDIHPFDMGTLLDKMGLAVRTGHHCTQPIIDYFGIPGTLRASIAVYNTKEEIDRLVAGITKVAQMFG from the coding sequence ATGAGCAAAATAAACATCCATCAAATACGGGAACAGTTTCCCATATTAAAGTGTACCGTATACGGTAAACCATTGGCCTATTTTGACAATGCGGCTACTACCCATAAGCCGGACAGAGTTGTACGAAAAATAAAAGAAGTGTACGAATCGATGAACAGTAACATTCACCGAGGAGTACACTACTTGAGCAATCAGGCAACCATGGCCTACGAACAGGCGCGTAATAAAGTACAAATATTTATTAATGCTGCGCATTCTCACGAGGTCATTTTTACATCTGGAGCCACAGGAGCTATTAACCTATTGGCCAATTCATTTGCTGACACCTATCTTTCTGAAGGCGATGAAATCATCATCTCGCACATGGAACATCATTCAAATATTGTTCCCTGGCAAATGGTGTGCAAGCGAAAAAAGGCGCTGTTAAAAGTGATACCCATCAACTCCCATGGAGAGCTTCTATTAGACGAATTCGAGAAACTGCTCTCAACAAAAACAAAACTGGTAGCAGTTACCTATGTTTCCAACACCTTAGGAACCGTAAATCCCATTGAAGAAATCATAGAAAAAACACATGCCAACAATTCATTGATGATGGTGGATGCATCTCAAGCAGTTCAGCATTTAAAGGTAGATGTCAAAACAATGGATACCGATTTTCTAGTATTTTCAGGACATAAGATATATGGGCCTACCGGAACCGGTGTTTTATATGGAAAAGAAAAACTACTGAACGAAATGGAACCTTGGCAAGGAGGTGGCGAAATGATAAAGAATGTATCATTCGAGCAAACCACTTACAATGAGCTCCCCTTTAAATTTGAGGCAGGCACTCCTAATATTGCCGGATCCATCGCCTTAGGAGAGGCTATTGATTTTGTTTCTGAATTAGGCATTGAAAACATTGCTGAATACGAAGACGAACTGCTTAACTATGCCACAGAACAATTCTTACAAATACCAGGGATGAGAATCTTTGGCACTGCCAGCAAAAAAGCCAGTGTCATCTCATTTTTAGTCAACGACATTCATCCCTTTGACATGGGCACCCTATTAGATAAGATGGGTTTAGCGGTTAGAACAGGGCACCATTGCACACAACCTATCATCGACTATTTTGGTATTCCAGGAACACTCAGGGCATCCATAGCTGTATACAATACTAAAGAAGAGATTGACCGTTTGGTTGCCGGAATAACAAAAGTAGCCCAGATGTTCGGATAA